Proteins from a single region of Chryseobacterium sp. T16E-39:
- a CDS encoding LytR/AlgR family response regulator transcription factor: MANLSVVNVDDEYPALQLVKQYCAQIEDIDLQNSFQEADVALEYLKENRVDLVILDINMPEINGVELLQKLPYKPLCIFMTLETQHAVKAFELDVVHYLVKPVDFETFKRAINKAKDFLQFKNSTEPEEKDFIMFKSNYIMNKVFLKDILWIQGFGEYIILVTPLKKYMILDRMSNFEEKFQAFGFIRVHKSYIVLTSHIESYDVKNVFLIGGDKIPLGRTYKAVLKNHLGK; the protein is encoded by the coding sequence ATGGCTAATTTATCTGTAGTCAATGTAGACGATGAATATCCTGCATTGCAACTTGTTAAACAATATTGTGCGCAGATAGAAGATATAGACCTTCAGAATTCTTTTCAGGAGGCAGATGTTGCATTGGAATATTTAAAGGAAAATAGGGTAGACCTTGTCATCCTGGATATTAATATGCCTGAGATTAATGGAGTGGAATTGTTACAAAAACTGCCTTATAAGCCTTTATGTATTTTTATGACGTTGGAAACCCAGCATGCTGTGAAAGCATTTGAATTGGATGTGGTACATTATCTTGTAAAGCCTGTAGATTTTGAAACCTTTAAGAGAGCCATTAATAAAGCTAAGGATTTTCTACAGTTTAAAAACTCAACAGAGCCTGAAGAAAAGGACTTTATTATGTTTAAATCCAATTATATCATGAATAAGGTTTTTCTAAAAGATATTCTTTGGATACAGGGATTCGGAGAGTACATCATTCTTGTTACTCCTTTAAAAAAGTATATGATCCTTGACCGGATGTCTAACTTTGAGGAAAAGTTCCAGGCTTTTGGATTTATCAGGGTTCATAAATCTTATATCGTTTTGACTTCTCATATCGAGTCGTATGATGTGAAAAATGTTTTCCTTATCGGTGGAGATAAAATTCCTTTAGGAAGAACCTATAAAGCAGTATTGAAAAATCATTTAGGGAAATAA
- a CDS encoding HupE/UreJ family protein, whose translation MQDFLFYLKLGWEHIISLDALDHQLFVLALIAIYSYKDLKKILILVTAFTIGHSITLALSILDVVRVPSDWVEFLIPLTIVLTALGNIIMKNKKQTLDKTNYYLALIFGLIHGMGFANTARVMIAKSQSIAIPLLGFNIGLELGQIVIVFAILILLFIALTIFKINKKDWVLFISSGVFALALKMTLERIPF comes from the coding sequence ATGCAAGATTTTTTATTTTATTTAAAACTAGGCTGGGAACATATCATTTCTTTGGACGCTTTGGATCATCAACTTTTTGTACTGGCATTAATTGCGATCTATTCTTATAAAGATTTGAAAAAAATACTGATCCTAGTCACTGCATTTACGATTGGCCATTCCATTACTCTTGCGTTAAGTATTCTGGATGTGGTGAGAGTTCCATCGGATTGGGTAGAATTTTTAATTCCTTTAACGATCGTACTTACAGCATTGGGAAATATCATCATGAAAAACAAAAAACAGACACTGGATAAAACAAATTATTATCTGGCTTTGATTTTTGGATTAATTCATGGAATGGGATTTGCCAATACAGCAAGAGTGATGATCGCTAAAAGCCAAAGTATTGCGATCCCTCTTTTAGGATTTAATATTGGGCTTGAATTAGGTCAAATCGTGATTGTTTTTGCTATATTAATCCTGCTTTTTATTGCTTTAACCATTTTCAAAATCAACAAAAAGGATTGGGTATTATTTATCTCGTCCGGGGTATTTGCACTGGCATTGAAAATGACTTTAGAAAGAATTCCATTTTAG
- a CDS encoding ACP phosphodiesterase, whose product MNYLAHSFLSFTDQQIVGQFLEDFIRNKDRFSFPKDIQDGITLHRAIDTYTDSHPAIHEAKKVFSPLVRLYAGAFVDVSMDYFLATDYSLNSLQGWKEHSLKVYRVLNENKKWLPENFKNMLVKMESDDWLYNYREDWGIKFSIQNVLNKAKYLDKDIPVFKAFLENKDFLQDCYNQFFPDLLEHTKGINALLQVEN is encoded by the coding sequence ATGAATTACCTAGCACATTCTTTTCTTTCTTTCACTGACCAACAAATTGTAGGACAGTTCCTGGAAGACTTTATCCGAAATAAAGACCGCTTTTCATTCCCAAAGGACATTCAGGACGGAATCACTTTACACAGAGCAATTGATACTTATACAGATTCCCATCCCGCCATCCATGAAGCAAAAAAAGTATTCAGCCCTTTGGTAAGATTGTATGCCGGAGCTTTTGTAGATGTATCAATGGATTATTTTCTGGCCACTGATTATAGTCTCAATTCATTACAAGGATGGAAAGAGCATTCGTTAAAAGTATACAGAGTACTCAATGAAAACAAAAAATGGCTTCCCGAAAATTTCAAAAATATGCTGGTAAAAATGGAATCGGATGACTGGCTTTATAATTATCGCGAAGATTGGGGAATAAAATTCAGTATACAAAATGTCCTGAATAAAGCAAAATATTTGGATAAAGACATCCCCGTTTTTAAAGCTTTCTTAGAAAATAAAGATTTCCTTCAGGACTGCTATAATCAATTCTTCCCGGATTTACTCGAACATACAAAAGGGATCAATGCTCTTTTACAAGTTGAAAATTAA
- a CDS encoding zinc-dependent metalloprotease, producing the protein MKTKFTILVLFCATLLSAQNKIFQTPINESSLKSNQKVSRELASSYLATKYYSQAPFNLKSDLQISLPNGKEITAKFSRTLTYSNKSESYIYTVNNDPQAELVLSQYDRIVTGMYASGTGEKVMFHQTDANIFALSEVSDSKILNQDSIDDYILDQPEISSNKANSNVCLSSTPVCPATRIDVMVVFTTAAKNAWGGLSQSNSFVATAITNFNTALTNSGVSNVTINLVYSGEISYTESGSLSTDLPRLRNNNDGFMDNVHTLRTTYGADLCALVTSTPTNTCGLGYVNTSSTNYSSSSGFCVSLYNCAVSNYSLAHELGHNMGLRHDWYVDSSTTPCDHHHGYTNKKAIDLGSSSTSSQRWRTIMAYNDECSSKGFNCTRINRWANPGINYNSDPTGVAIGSTKPANEAYGFTRFACVVSNFMPETQSFLTTKETPREVQEFILYPNPANDMIQISGNRPGKYSFKVYNGIGQNIITTNEKTINLKGLLSGEYFLNIYDDKNSLIESKKFIVR; encoded by the coding sequence ATGAAAACAAAATTCACTATTCTCGTGCTGTTTTGTGCAACACTATTATCTGCACAAAACAAGATCTTCCAAACACCTATTAATGAAAGCAGTTTGAAGAGTAACCAAAAAGTAAGTAGAGAATTAGCTTCTTCTTATTTAGCAACAAAGTACTATTCACAAGCTCCATTTAACCTAAAATCTGATCTGCAAATCAGTCTTCCCAACGGCAAAGAAATTACTGCCAAATTTAGCCGCACCTTGACCTATAGCAATAAGAGCGAATCCTATATCTACACGGTAAACAACGATCCTCAGGCAGAGCTTGTCCTTTCTCAATACGACCGTATTGTAACAGGAATGTATGCTTCAGGTACTGGAGAAAAGGTAATGTTCCATCAGACAGATGCAAATATCTTTGCACTTTCCGAAGTCAGCGACTCAAAAATCCTCAACCAGGATTCAATAGACGATTACATTCTTGACCAACCAGAAATTTCCAGCAATAAAGCAAACTCCAATGTATGCCTATCTTCCACTCCTGTTTGCCCCGCAACAAGAATTGACGTGATGGTCGTATTTACTACTGCAGCTAAAAATGCGTGGGGTGGACTTTCACAAAGCAACTCTTTTGTCGCTACTGCTATCACCAACTTCAATACTGCACTTACCAATTCCGGGGTTTCTAATGTAACCATTAATCTGGTTTATTCCGGCGAGATCTCTTACACAGAATCAGGAAGTTTAAGTACGGATTTACCACGACTAAGAAACAACAATGATGGTTTTATGGATAATGTTCATACTTTAAGAACAACATATGGAGCAGATCTTTGCGCTCTTGTTACCTCAACTCCTACTAATACCTGTGGCCTGGGATATGTTAACACCAGCTCAACCAACTACTCCAGCAGTTCAGGATTCTGTGTAAGCTTATACAATTGTGCTGTCTCCAATTACTCACTAGCCCATGAGCTTGGCCATAATATGGGATTAAGACACGACTGGTATGTTGACAGCAGCACTACTCCTTGTGATCACCACCATGGGTACACCAACAAAAAAGCTATTGACCTGGGAAGCTCAAGCACTTCTTCTCAAAGATGGAGAACAATTATGGCTTACAATGACGAGTGTTCATCAAAAGGATTCAATTGCACCAGAATTAATCGTTGGGCGAATCCGGGTATCAATTACAACAGCGATCCTACAGGAGTTGCTATTGGAAGCACAAAACCAGCAAATGAAGCTTATGGATTTACAAGATTTGCTTGTGTCGTTTCTAATTTCATGCCCGAAACCCAATCTTTCCTGACAACAAAAGAAACACCTCGTGAAGTACAAGAATTCATTCTATATCCTAACCCGGCTAATGACATGATTCAAATTTCAGGCAATAGACCAGGCAAATATTCCTTTAAAGTTTATAACGGTATAGGGCAAAATATAATAACCACCAACGAAAAGACGATTAATCTAAAAGGATTACTATCAGGAGAGTATTTCCTCAATATTTATGATGACAAAAATTCTTTGATAGAAAGTAAAAAGTTTATTGTTAGATAA
- a CDS encoding helix-turn-helix domain-containing protein, whose translation MPLENIQKFVLVLLYGGLTLFSFTVLINPLRVNKKANFFFGLFLFLWSSYWILNVLQFCNLPPTPLFEKGVYSIQILTPIFLFFSVVFFINPNYHFKRKDIFCLIAPIVYWVLLICSDDNKTIYSIVMLMAVSHNLPYIALIYFKIRKHQKRIEIISSDTENIDLQWLIKLSFLLFTTIIITVGYELFNTFVYKMHQHVVMDLLFLFIVYSTLFYVLRQKEIYPIDKKQRAELLSIELENDGEIIEKKKLIPDQEFDILKQKLISLMETEKPFLDGDLNLLKLSDLIQINAHQLSYLLNNGFNENFFHFVNKYRVEYAKQLLVNDSHQKLSMVGIAFESGFNSKTAFNTIFKKMTEMTPSEFKKSYSHQ comes from the coding sequence ATGCCACTAGAAAATATTCAAAAATTTGTCCTTGTGTTGCTTTATGGTGGCTTGACACTGTTTTCATTCACCGTATTAATCAACCCATTGCGGGTGAACAAAAAGGCTAATTTCTTTTTTGGGTTATTTTTATTTTTGTGGTCGAGTTACTGGATATTAAATGTATTGCAATTTTGTAACCTTCCGCCCACCCCACTGTTTGAAAAAGGGGTGTATTCTATACAGATATTAACACCTATATTTTTGTTTTTCAGTGTTGTCTTCTTCATCAATCCTAATTATCATTTCAAAAGAAAAGATATTTTTTGTCTTATTGCCCCTATAGTTTATTGGGTATTACTCATTTGCTCCGATGACAATAAGACCATTTACAGTATCGTAATGCTTATGGCGGTTTCCCACAACCTCCCTTATATTGCGTTAATTTATTTTAAAATAAGAAAACACCAAAAAAGAATAGAAATTATCTCGTCAGACACTGAAAATATAGACCTCCAATGGCTCATTAAACTTAGCTTTCTTCTTTTTACGACAATTATTATAACTGTTGGATACGAACTATTTAACACTTTTGTATATAAGATGCATCAGCATGTGGTCATGGATCTTTTATTTTTGTTCATTGTCTACAGCACTCTATTCTATGTCCTTCGTCAAAAGGAAATCTATCCCATTGATAAAAAACAGCGGGCGGAGTTGTTATCCATCGAATTAGAAAATGACGGAGAAATAATTGAAAAGAAAAAATTAATCCCTGATCAGGAATTTGATATTTTAAAACAAAAATTAATCTCTTTAATGGAAACTGAAAAACCGTTTTTGGATGGTGATCTCAATCTATTGAAGTTATCCGATTTAATTCAAATTAATGCTCATCAACTTTCCTATCTTCTCAACAATGGTTTCAATGAAAACTTTTTCCATTTTGTCAACAAGTACAGAGTAGAGTACGCCAAGCAACTACTAGTAAATGATTCTCATCAAAAACTGTCAATGGTCGGAATTGCATTTGAATCCGGTTTCAATTCTAAAACAGCCTTCAATACCATCTTCAAAAAAATGACAGAAATGACACCCTCTGAATTTAAAAAATCTTACTCACACCAATAG
- the radA gene encoding DNA repair protein RadA: MAKLRTAYFCQNCGTQYSQWMGQCKNCGQWNTLVEEIVEKPTHKSLPSSKSKQHVINIVEVEAIEEPRIKTPSEELNRVLGGGIVLGSVTLIGGEPGIGKSTLLLQLALKMKKTVFYVSGEESASQIKMRADRLSEIQNPNCFLFTETSLEKILHEAKKLEPDFVIIDSIQTLQSQLIESSPGTVSQIRECSNEIIKYAKENNTPVFLVGHITKDGQIAGPKVLEHMVDVVLNFDGDRNHLFRLLRANKNRFGSTSEIGIYEMISQGLKEIKNPSEILITKKFEELSGNSVAVTLEGNRPMLLEIQALVSTAVYGTPQRSSTGFDAKRLNMLLAVLEKRAGFQLGSKDVFLNITGGIKTDDPALDLAVVASILSSNEDIAISEHFCFAGEIGLSGEIRPVAQVEQRISEAEKLGYEKIFVSNLNKIPKRKFGIKIEEVSKIEDFHERIF, from the coding sequence ATGGCAAAACTTAGAACAGCATATTTCTGTCAAAACTGTGGAACCCAGTATTCTCAATGGATGGGACAATGTAAAAATTGTGGGCAATGGAATACTCTTGTTGAAGAAATTGTAGAAAAACCTACCCATAAAAGTCTTCCTTCCTCAAAAAGCAAACAACATGTCATCAATATTGTGGAGGTGGAAGCAATTGAGGAACCCCGAATAAAAACTCCTTCAGAAGAACTTAACCGAGTTTTGGGAGGCGGGATCGTTTTGGGCTCCGTTACTTTAATTGGCGGTGAACCCGGAATTGGAAAATCGACGCTGCTCTTGCAGTTGGCTTTAAAAATGAAAAAAACGGTTTTCTATGTTTCAGGAGAAGAGAGTGCTTCACAAATTAAAATGAGAGCAGACCGTTTATCTGAGATTCAAAATCCAAATTGTTTTCTTTTCACTGAAACTTCGTTAGAAAAAATCCTTCATGAAGCTAAGAAATTAGAACCTGATTTTGTCATCATTGACTCTATTCAAACCCTGCAATCTCAACTGATTGAAAGTTCACCGGGAACTGTTTCTCAAATCAGAGAGTGCTCTAATGAGATCATCAAATATGCTAAGGAAAATAACACACCTGTATTCCTGGTAGGGCACATTACAAAAGACGGACAAATTGCAGGACCAAAAGTATTGGAACATATGGTTGATGTGGTTCTTAACTTTGACGGAGATAGAAATCATCTTTTCAGGTTATTAAGAGCAAATAAAAACCGTTTTGGCTCGACTTCAGAAATCGGCATATACGAAATGATCTCTCAGGGTCTTAAAGAGATTAAAAACCCATCCGAAATTTTAATTACAAAAAAATTTGAGGAACTTTCGGGAAATTCTGTTGCTGTAACTCTGGAAGGAAACCGCCCTATGCTTCTTGAAATCCAGGCACTGGTAAGTACCGCTGTTTATGGAACACCACAAAGAAGCTCTACCGGCTTTGATGCAAAAAGATTAAACATGCTTCTTGCCGTGTTAGAGAAACGCGCAGGCTTCCAATTGGGCTCAAAAGATGTTTTTCTTAATATTACAGGAGGGATAAAAACAGACGATCCGGCTCTAGATTTGGCAGTGGTAGCATCTATTCTTTCTTCCAATGAGGACATCGCCATCTCAGAACATTTTTGCTTTGCTGGTGAAATCGGATTAAGCGGAGAGATCAGACCTGTAGCTCAGGTGGAACAACGAATTTCGGAGGCCGAAAAATTAGGTTATGAAAAAATATTTGTTTCGAATCTGAATAAAATTCCAAAAAGAAAATTCGGGATCAAAATTGAGGAAGTAAGTAAAATCGAGGACTTTCACGAACGAATTTTTTAA
- a CDS encoding YceI family protein, which translates to MKKILFAFVFAFLSISGFAQSTWNVDPMHSSVNFNIKHMGISFVQGRFDKFEGTITAPGANLDKATLNFSVITGSVNTGVEMRDKHLKSADFFDAEKFQTMKFEGTSIVKDKNNYTLKGKLTIKDVTKEISIPLTYGGITKNQQGKEVLGFQTKFTVNRLDYNIKYDPTGAGVAKDVDVNLYFELIKQ; encoded by the coding sequence ATGAAAAAGATACTATTCGCTTTTGTATTTGCTTTTCTAAGCATTAGCGGTTTTGCACAGTCAACTTGGAATGTAGATCCAATGCATTCTTCTGTAAATTTCAATATCAAGCATATGGGGATCAGTTTTGTGCAGGGAAGGTTTGATAAATTTGAAGGAACTATAACAGCTCCGGGAGCTAATCTGGATAAAGCTACATTAAACTTCAGTGTAATAACAGGTTCTGTAAATACAGGGGTTGAAATGAGAGATAAGCATTTGAAAAGTGCTGATTTCTTTGATGCTGAGAAATTTCAGACCATGAAATTTGAAGGAACTTCAATTGTAAAAGACAAAAATAATTACACGCTTAAAGGAAAGTTAACGATCAAAGATGTTACTAAAGAAATAAGTATCCCTTTAACATATGGAGGTATTACTAAAAATCAACAGGGAAAAGAAGTCTTAGGTTTCCAGACAAAATTTACAGTAAACCGTCTTGATTATAATATTAAATATGATCCAACTGGTGCAGGGGTAGCAAAAGATGTGGATGTAAACTTATATTTTGAATTAATAAAACAATAA
- a CDS encoding DUF6702 family protein, with translation MKGIWLLLLPVIFLFSFTKEKHPYHVGSVEINYNAKSKTFEVTGRFFLDDLENALNKKYNKPFHFNDPKYKLQLDEALKNYCTEYLKLKADSKFLKINYIGYEEDSESVNVFLETEPVNMPKKVEAAVSFLYNLFDDQINIVHVILKGERKSEKLSYPNRYLFQQF, from the coding sequence ATGAAGGGTATATGGTTATTGCTACTTCCTGTTATTTTTTTGTTTTCTTTTACTAAAGAGAAGCATCCTTATCATGTGGGTTCTGTCGAAATCAATTATAATGCAAAGTCAAAAACATTTGAAGTAACAGGCCGTTTTTTTTTGGACGATCTTGAAAATGCATTGAATAAGAAATACAATAAACCTTTTCATTTCAATGATCCCAAGTATAAGCTTCAGTTAGATGAAGCCTTGAAAAATTATTGTACCGAATACCTAAAGCTGAAAGCGGACAGTAAATTTTTAAAAATAAACTATATAGGCTATGAAGAAGACAGTGAATCGGTGAATGTTTTTTTAGAAACCGAGCCTGTAAACATGCCAAAGAAAGTGGAAGCTGCTGTAAGTTTTCTGTATAATTTATTTGATGATCAGATCAATATTGTTCATGTCATTCTCAAAGGAGAAAGGAAAAGTGAGAAGCTGAGTTATCCGAATCGGTATTTATTTCAACAATTTTAA
- a CDS encoding M1 family metallopeptidase, with protein MKLKVTVLSVFTFIGATAQNIQNNPGSNHGNKFEQLGTILPTPNIYRTASGSPGQGYWQNRADYSISAYLDEDKRNLKGSETITYYNNSPDDLDYIWLQLDENEASSINKANYGASTTLPKTSNDQQLKATELPEKDNGYGVHLEKVTDASGNPLLYTVNKTMMRIDLPKVLKKGEKLIFKVDWNYNITNRIKMGGRGGYENFPEDGNDLYTMTQWYPRMCVYSDFHGWQNHQFTGRGEFALVFGNFKVSLNVPSDHVVGGTGECKNYDQVLSSDQLARYKKAQGSTEPIEIVTLDEAKKAEKNKSKQRKTWLFEANDVRDFAWTSSRKFVWDGMGVTIPENNNKVMAMSFYGKEAYGLYRKFSTRAVAHTIKTYSEFTIPYPYPVAQSVEAANGMEYPMICFNFGRTEKDGTYSEGVKNGMIGVVIHEVGHNFFPMIINSDERQWTWMDEGLNTFTEYLTEERWDNKFPSKRGPAWTIVDYMKLPKDQLEPIMSNSENIVQFGPNAYSKPATGLNILRETIMGRELFDKAYKTYAKRWAFKHPEPADFFRTMEDASGEDLDWFWRGWFYGIDPVDIAIDKVTIGTPDLDASPTGNEVKYKVDKALVNDFEDISKIRNKEDKNITFYVDKDKEAQDFYYRYDRGQEKVDNTKEHSLINDNNTTLDKKDKEKFKNIQGYQIDFVNKGGLVMPIILEFTFEDGTKLYDKSSAQIWRLNEQKVSKTYYFEKKLKSIQLDPMRETADIDTSNNFWSNDGSNAQTSKFQVFKQKHENIRGGASGKVNPMQAAEKK; from the coding sequence ATGAAACTAAAAGTAACTGTACTTTCTGTATTCACATTTATAGGTGCGACTGCACAAAACATTCAAAATAATCCGGGAAGCAATCACGGAAATAAATTTGAACAATTAGGAACCATTTTACCTACTCCAAATATTTACAGGACAGCATCCGGATCTCCGGGACAAGGGTACTGGCAAAACAGAGCTGATTATTCTATTTCAGCTTATCTGGATGAGGATAAAAGAAACCTGAAAGGCTCTGAAACGATCACGTATTATAATAATTCTCCTGATGACCTTGATTATATCTGGTTACAGTTGGATGAAAACGAAGCATCCTCTATTAACAAAGCAAATTATGGAGCTTCAACTACTCTTCCCAAAACTTCAAATGATCAACAGTTAAAAGCGACAGAACTTCCTGAAAAAGACAATGGATATGGGGTACATCTTGAAAAGGTAACCGATGCCTCAGGAAATCCTCTACTATATACAGTCAACAAAACGATGATGCGTATCGACCTGCCTAAGGTTTTAAAAAAAGGAGAAAAGCTGATTTTTAAAGTAGACTGGAACTATAATATTACCAACCGAATCAAAATGGGTGGCCGTGGTGGTTATGAGAATTTTCCGGAGGATGGAAACGATCTTTACACCATGACCCAATGGTATCCAAGGATGTGTGTCTACAGTGATTTCCATGGATGGCAGAATCATCAGTTTACAGGAAGGGGAGAATTTGCATTGGTCTTCGGAAATTTTAAAGTATCACTGAACGTTCCATCCGATCACGTTGTAGGAGGAACGGGTGAATGTAAAAATTACGATCAGGTCCTGTCTTCTGACCAGTTAGCCAGATACAAGAAGGCTCAGGGCTCTACTGAACCAATAGAAATAGTAACACTTGACGAAGCTAAGAAAGCTGAAAAAAATAAATCAAAGCAAAGAAAAACCTGGTTATTTGAAGCCAACGATGTAAGAGATTTCGCCTGGACCTCATCAAGAAAATTTGTCTGGGACGGAATGGGGGTTACCATTCCTGAAAACAATAATAAAGTAATGGCTATGAGTTTCTACGGAAAAGAAGCTTATGGATTATACAGAAAATTCTCTACAAGAGCTGTTGCCCATACCATCAAAACTTATTCAGAATTCACAATCCCATACCCTTATCCGGTTGCCCAATCTGTAGAAGCAGCTAATGGAATGGAATATCCTATGATCTGCTTCAACTTTGGAAGAACAGAGAAAGACGGAACTTATTCAGAAGGGGTTAAAAATGGAATGATTGGTGTAGTTATTCATGAAGTAGGACATAATTTCTTTCCGATGATCATTAATTCAGACGAAAGACAATGGACCTGGATGGATGAAGGTCTTAATACCTTCACAGAATATCTTACCGAAGAAAGATGGGATAATAAATTTCCATCGAAACGTGGACCCGCATGGACAATTGTAGATTATATGAAACTTCCTAAAGATCAATTGGAACCGATTATGAGTAATTCTGAAAACATTGTTCAGTTTGGCCCAAATGCCTATTCCAAACCTGCTACAGGATTGAATATTCTTCGTGAAACAATTATGGGCAGAGAACTTTTCGATAAGGCGTACAAAACATATGCTAAACGATGGGCGTTCAAACATCCTGAACCTGCAGATTTTTTCAGAACCATGGAGGACGCAAGTGGCGAGGATCTGGACTGGTTCTGGAGAGGTTGGTTCTACGGAATAGACCCTGTTGATATTGCTATTGATAAAGTTACCATTGGTACACCGGATTTAGATGCCTCTCCAACGGGTAATGAAGTAAAGTATAAAGTAGACAAAGCGTTGGTCAATGATTTTGAAGATATCTCAAAAATAAGAAACAAAGAGGACAAGAATATTACATTCTATGTGGACAAGGATAAGGAGGCTCAGGATTTCTACTATCGTTATGACAGAGGACAGGAAAAAGTAGACAATACAAAAGAACATTCTCTTATAAATGATAACAATACAACTCTGGACAAGAAGGATAAAGAAAAATTCAAAAATATTCAGGGATACCAGATTGACTTTGTCAACAAAGGTGGATTGGTAATGCCAATTATTCTAGAATTTACATTTGAAGACGGAACTAAATTATATGACAAATCCTCTGCTCAGATCTGGAGACTCAATGAACAAAAAGTTTCCAAAACTTACTATTTTGAAAAGAAATTAAAATCTATTCAACTGGATCCAATGCGGGAAACTGCAGATATTGACACCTCAAATAACTTCTGGAGCAATGATGGAAGTAACGCACAGACATCAAAATTCCAAGTATTCAAGCAAAAACATGAAAATATAAGAGGCGGAGCCAGTGGAAAAGTAAATCCGATGCAAGCTGCAGAGAAAAAATAA